CAGGCGCTTGAAGAAAGCCTGGCTTTCGCTGTTGCGACGCACAGCCGTCACTCCGGCACGTATGCGTTTCTAGCTCGTAACGCGTGCGTGCCGCCTGTGCGGTTGCGGGTTGTGCTTTTTAGTCGGCGAGGATCTTGGGCACCCGGAAGAAGTCTCCTTCGCGCTGGGGGGCCTGGTCGAGCAGCTCTTGGCGCACATCTGTGTCCACAACGGTGTCTTCACGCGTTGCATTGACCACTTCCACAGCACGTGTAGTCGGTAAAACCCCCTCCGTGTCCACCGCTTGCAGCTGATCCACGTAATCGAGAATGCGCTCAAGCTGCCCCGTATAGGTGGCGATGGTGTCTTCAGGTAGGTCAAGGCGGGCAAGTTTGGCCACCTTGCGAACGTCGTCAGCGGTGATCTTGCTCATGCAGCGGAGAGAAAGGTTTCAAGATCTTCGCGCAGTGCCGAAACCGCCGTGGTCAGCAACTCTGCTCCATGTTCTGGTTTGGCGAGAAAGGGGTCAGAGCCCATGCGGCCATCGGGATAGCGGCGCCGAAAATCTGCTGGGCCGTGAATGGCTCCGCATGGTGCTGGTTCAGGTAGGGGCCTTTGCTTGGCCATAAGGCTGTCGTGAAGATGGAGGGTCACGGCGATTTCACTGGGAGTGGCATGTTGACCTTCGCGATTGCCATAGAGCTCTCGGGCCTGGCGCATCACAGGCCCTGCCATGAACCAGTTGGAGAGTCTGCAGCGCAATTTGGGTGCGACCGGTAGCCCTCTGCTGGCGGCCGTTCCATAGGCTTGGGCAAAGGCTGCTTTGGTGGTGGCCATGTTTCCTCCGTGGCCATTCACCACAAAGATTCGCTCGAACCCATGGGTGGCTAAGGACAGCACAAGGTCATGCATGACCGCCATTAGGGTGGCGGGCTGAAGACTCATCGTGCCCGCGAAGCCGAGATGGTGTTCGGCCATGCCATAGGCCTGAGCCGGGGTGACCAGCACTCCGCTGCGACGACCTAGCTCCAGCGCTACAGCTTCTGCTGTGAGAGCGTCAGTCCCAATCGCTCCAGTGGGTCCATGTTGCTCTGTGGAACCCAAGGGGATGATAATTCCTTTGCAGCCTTTCAAATAGGCCTCCACATCAGGCCAACTCTGGAGAGCCAAACGAATGGCTTCGGTGTTAGCTGCTGGGCCAGGCAGGGTGGCGTTCATGCCATCTCGATCAGTGGCTTGATGATCGCTCAGCTCGCGACTTAGTGCGCTGTGCCGTTGCCGTCGTACTTGTCGGTGTTGTAGTAGCCGCCTCTAGTACCGAAGTAAAAGGTGGCAATCACGAACAATCCGCTGCCAAAGACCAACACGGTCCCGAGATTGAAGCCGGAGAGGGCGGCGTCCATGGTTGGTAGGTCACTTCCCTAATCATGCCAACGTCTTGCCCGCTGAGTCGCCTTGGTGAGCTGATCGTCACCCAAGTAGCGCTGATTTCAGGGCATGATCTCCTTGCCATCTCCCTGAATATCCAACCAATCGCGCAACCAGGCGGTGAGCCAGATGAAGGGAAGGGTGTCAGCAAAAGCGGCAAGGGCTTTGAACAAATAGCCGCTGGCGATGAAAGCTCCCAGCTGAGGAAGAACGGCCTCTCCGGCGCGGATGGGCAACACATGCGCGGCGTAGTGGCTGATCAACACCACGGCACTGGTGTCCACCAATTGGCTCACCAAGGTGGAGCCGTTGTTGCGGAGCCAGAGGGCTTTGCCATTGGTGCGTTGTTTCCAAAAGTGGAACAAACGAACATCCACAAATTGGGCCGTGAGGTAAGCCGCCATCGACGCGCCGATGGAGCCAAAGGCCAGGCGTTGAATCTCGAAAAATGTGGATTCTGGAGCGCCATTCAGGCCTGGCATCAGGCCTCCAATCCACAGGATCAAAACCACCCATCCATTGAGCAAGAGGCCCACCCACACCACCTGAGTGGCCCTTTCCTCGCCCCACAATTCACTAATGAGATCGGTGCACAGAAAGGTCACGGGATAGGGGAGGGCGCCAACGGCCACCACGATCGGGAAGGACCCGATCTGCCCCAGAGCCAGAAACCTCGTTAGGCCAAGGATGTTGAGCATCCCCAGGGTGCCGAGAAAGAGCCCGGCCAGCACCAGAAACACCAGGTCTCGCCTGGCTTGGATTTGGCTTGTGGTGGTTGTGGGTGATGCCGACATGGATTCGTTGTTAACAGGGGTTGTAATCGCTGAAAGACAAATAATCCTGCCGCCAGTTTCGATCTGTTTGTTTTTTAGTCAAACGGCTTGTGCTGACACTCCAGCCTGGATGTTTTTGGCTTCCTGATGAAGGCTGACGTTCCAGCACAACGGATTGAACAATGGTTTGGATGGGTTTAGACCCAACTCCAATTAATTCACTATGAATGGAGTGATTCCTGAGAGTCAGTTTCAGTAGTAAGGGTTGTGCAAAAGGATTACGGATGACGAGGTCTTTGGTTGTGTAAGCGATCGCCGCATCTTCACCGAGCGCATAAAAGCGCTCTTCTCCGTAGGCATCGATGCTGTGATTGTGACGCTCAAGGATTGTGCAGCCACTGTGCAGAAACAGCTGATAGAGGTTGGTTGCGATCAGGCAAAGGCCCCCTCCGGCATCGGAGAGAACCTGCCCTTGCTTAAACACTGGTCCTGACCGATAGCCGTTTGCTTCTGATGGTTCGCCTAGGTGCTGAGAAAGGCTGAAGGCCTCCCCTGATTTCAAAAAGCGATTGTTAATTGCCTTGATGGCTAGGTGGAGATTGTGAAGGCGGTTGGTGCAGGTGATCTCATCCCCACGCGTTGGAATCGGCGTTGAGATTGTCTGCCAGCACGATGCTTTTAGTACGTGATTAAACAGTGAACAAGACCCTGAAAATCAGTGACTTAACTTTAAGTTATCCTAGCGTGGTTGTCCCAGTTCTTCGCCCATGCGGGTCGAATAAACTGCCAGCACCAGTCACATTTCCTACCGCCTCGTCTGAAAGCTCGGTAATCACGGATTGAGCTTTGTTGATGTCATCAGCAGAAATCATAAATCCCGCCTCTTTGGCAATGGCAATAACAGCATTGTCATCTGCAGCTGCTTTGTGCTTCTTCTGAAGACTGCTGTCGCCTTTGACCTTTTCGAGGAACGCTTTGAGTTGCTCTTCTGACATCAGGGAAAGAATGTAGATAATTCAATTGTCTCTTATTCAAGCAGCATTGTCAGACTTAGGTGAAGAAAGGTTGTCCCTCCAGCCACGCCTATAGCCACCCTGCGCATCGCCAAGGATTTCCCAGCTCTACCCAAATCCTTCTTCTGCCGTCCTGCAGAAGTTGTTGGACCTGAGTTGATTGGCTGTTTATTAGTGAAACGCCAACTTTCTGGGGAGTTGTTGTGGGGCGTGATTGTGGAGACGGAGGCGTATTCCCAGGATGAACCTGCCTGTCACGGCTACCGCCGCCGCTCACCGCAAAACGAAACGCTGTTTGGAGAGCCTGGGCGGTTTTATGTGTATGTGAGCTATGGCATCCACCACTGCGTGAATGTGGTGACGGGTCGCGCTGAATGGGCCAATGGGGTATTGCTTCGCGCTGTTGCCATGCCTGGCGAGCCTGAGCGGATAGCGGCAGGGCCTGGTTTGCTGTCTCGGCACTTTCAAATCAGCCGCCTTCATGACAACAGCTCCGCCTGTGGCGAGAATGAACTGTGGTTGGCCTCCAGGCCCTCCGTTCTCAACAGCCTTGAGCTTGTGACCACCACGCGGATCGGAATCACTCAGGCCCAGGATTTGCCCTGGCGTTGGTACTTGCGGGCCTCCCGCAGCGTGAGCCGGCGTGCCAAAGGTGATCGGATGCCTGCTATCAGTCAGGCCTTCATTCCAACCCTGGAGTGCAAGCGATGAGTGGTTGGTCGCACCGGCATGTGCTCGATTTGGCGGCGTTCTCGCGAGACGACTACGCCACCGTGCTCGAGCTTGCCCATCGTTTTCGCTCGATGCCGGTGACGGGCGCTCGCAAACTCCCGGCGTTGCAAGGGCGACTGGTTGCCACCTTGTTTTTTGAGCCCAGCACGCGCACGCGCAGCAGCTTTGAGCTTGCCGCGAAGCGCTTATCTGCTGATGTGCAGAGTTTTTCCCCGTCCAGCAGCTCTTTGAGCAAGGGCGAATCTTTGCTCGATACAGCGCGCACCTATGTCGCGATGGGGGCAGATGTGTTGGTGGTTCGCCATCGCTGCACCGATGTCCCCGCGCAGTTGGCCCATGAGCTTGATCAAGCAGGAGAGCGCACCGTTGTGCTGAATGGTGGGGATGGTCAGCACAGCCACCCCAGCCAGGGCTTGCTCGATCTCTATACACTCGCTCACCATTTTGATTCCCATCGCCCTCAACCCGAGGCCTTGCAGGGCAAGCGCATCGGGATTGTTGGCGATGTGTTGCATTCGC
This portion of the Synechococcus sp. ROS8604 genome encodes:
- a CDS encoding creatininase family protein gives rise to the protein MNATLPGPAANTEAIRLALQSWPDVEAYLKGCKGIIIPLGSTEQHGPTGAIGTDALTAEAVALELGRRSGVLVTPAQAYGMAEHHLGFAGTMSLQPATLMAVMHDLVLSLATHGFERIFVVNGHGGNMATTKAAFAQAYGTAASRGLPVAPKLRCRLSNWFMAGPVMRQARELYGNREGQHATPSEIAVTLHLHDSLMAKQRPLPEPAPCGAIHGPADFRRRYPDGRMGSDPFLAKPEHGAELLTTAVSALREDLETFLSAA
- a CDS encoding Nif11-like leader peptide family natural product precursor gives rise to the protein MSEEQLKAFLEKVKGDSSLQKKHKAAADDNAVIAIAKEAGFMISADDINKAQSVITELSDEAVGNVTGAGSLFDPHGRRTGTTTLG
- a CDS encoding DNA-3-methyladenine glycosylase translates to MAKDFPALPKSFFCRPAEVVGPELIGCLLVKRQLSGELLWGVIVETEAYSQDEPACHGYRRRSPQNETLFGEPGRFYVYVSYGIHHCVNVVTGRAEWANGVLLRAVAMPGEPERIAAGPGLLSRHFQISRLHDNSSACGENELWLASRPSVLNSLELVTTTRIGITQAQDLPWRWYLRASRSVSRRAKGDRMPAISQAFIPTLECKR
- the gatC gene encoding Asp-tRNA(Asn)/Glu-tRNA(Gln) amidotransferase subunit GatC — translated: MSKITADDVRKVAKLARLDLPEDTIATYTGQLERILDYVDQLQAVDTEGVLPTTRAVEVVNATREDTVVDTDVRQELLDQAPQREGDFFRVPKILAD
- a CDS encoding queuosine precursor transporter — translated: MSASPTTTTSQIQARRDLVFLVLAGLFLGTLGMLNILGLTRFLALGQIGSFPIVVAVGALPYPVTFLCTDLISELWGEERATQVVWVGLLLNGWVVLILWIGGLMPGLNGAPESTFFEIQRLAFGSIGASMAAYLTAQFVDVRLFHFWKQRTNGKALWLRNNGSTLVSQLVDTSAVVLISHYAAHVLPIRAGEAVLPQLGAFIASGYLFKALAAFADTLPFIWLTAWLRDWLDIQGDGKEIMP
- a CDS encoding aspartate carbamoyltransferase catalytic subunit, translating into MSGWSHRHVLDLAAFSRDDYATVLELAHRFRSMPVTGARKLPALQGRLVATLFFEPSTRTRSSFELAAKRLSADVQSFSPSSSSLSKGESLLDTARTYVAMGADVLVVRHRCTDVPAQLAHELDQAGERTVVLNGGDGQHSHPSQGLLDLYTLAHHFDSHRPQPEALQGKRIGIVGDVLHSRVARSNLWALSACGADVVLCGPPSLVPDAFADFLEAPPPGQAADPLPQRGRLQISRKLDECLSGADAVMTLRLQQERMTDHLLTDLDRYHRDYGLTHERLRRCSFSGPVLHPGPVNRGVEMSGALLDDRSICLVEDQVRNGIPIRMALLYLMAASDPVADSSRAASPS
- a CDS encoding VanW family protein, coding for MFNHVLKASCWQTISTPIPTRGDEITCTNRLHNLHLAIKAINNRFLKSGEAFSLSQHLGEPSEANGYRSGPVFKQGQVLSDAGGGLCLIATNLYQLFLHSGCTILERHNHSIDAYGEERFYALGEDAAIAYTTKDLVIRNPFAQPLLLKLTLRNHSIHSELIGVGSKPIQTIVQSVVLERQPSSGSQKHPGWSVSTSRLTKKQTDRNWRQDYLSFSDYNPC